A genomic window from Sulfurospirillum diekertiae includes:
- a CDS encoding circularly permuted type 2 ATP-grasp protein, whose product MNFLDNYSSASLFDEMLDDQLRVREHWQPLLERLEAMSSEELENKQAEIAWHLEDNGVTYNVYNDPEDNGNRPWSLDPIPFIITKEEWKGIKQGIKQRAKLFNLILKDLYGEQKLLKENIIPAEVIYGHKGFIPAVHTLGLMEDFQLYFYALDMARGPDGKMWVINDRTQAPSGLGYAVENRLTMNIVSKDLYPEHEIKKLLPFIDEFKKLLKKLSKGDISKAALLTPGPRNETYFEHAYLSSFLEINLVEGDDLLSKNGALWLKSLSGLKPINTLLRRLDDRFCDPLELRSDSKLGVAGLVDSLRQGNLAMINPIGSAIVENIGLNPFMERICHYFLNEELLLPQIATWWCGQSHELEYVLEHFENLIIKKIDRTEAIQTHLVKKLSNEMRTQLKNSIIKNPHQYVAQEEINFSTTPFYANGKIEPRNAVVRAYALKKSENYTVMNGGLVRVSSSKDALLVSSQKGGTSKDLWILGEDETIDMSSIFNTLPYVDVSIHTMPTRKAENLFWLGRYLCRTITTIRLIRYVVKKMTNFSRYEGALSYESQLILEKSLTHLTMTYPGFLDEKIAQNRMSEIESLIKDKSKQGGLSFTMEMLFNANVSIKSLLAIEAWKLFDKMQKEWRVFIRKINSPTQTILSELDKFLLYLVAYKELVEESMYKEQGLILYDIGYKLESALLTISKARSMLCVKHEKSASYDILEGMLNSCESFNAYRTQYKSSLQLDNVLEFLILSPQFPKSIAYLTNELLEDLKALPKSKKYLSSYEEPIFQAFSSLKLTTVATLMQIEEGGTVYTVLDEFLATLTTHFSLCSMELSKTYFSHYDE is encoded by the coding sequence ATGAATTTTTTAGATAATTACAGCTCAGCTTCGCTGTTTGATGAGATGCTCGATGATCAATTACGGGTCAGGGAGCATTGGCAGCCGCTTCTTGAGCGCCTTGAAGCGATGAGCAGTGAAGAGCTAGAAAACAAACAAGCGGAAATTGCGTGGCATTTGGAAGACAATGGTGTCACGTACAACGTCTACAATGACCCAGAGGACAATGGCAATCGCCCGTGGAGTTTAGACCCGATTCCTTTTATTATCACCAAAGAAGAGTGGAAAGGGATCAAACAAGGGATCAAACAGCGTGCCAAACTGTTCAATCTCATTTTAAAAGACCTTTACGGTGAGCAGAAGCTTTTAAAGGAAAATATTATTCCCGCCGAAGTGATTTACGGGCACAAAGGATTTATTCCTGCTGTTCACACTTTGGGCTTGATGGAGGATTTTCAGCTCTATTTTTATGCACTCGACATGGCACGAGGGCCCGATGGTAAAATGTGGGTCATCAACGATCGCACCCAAGCTCCCTCAGGTTTGGGGTATGCGGTGGAAAATCGTCTGACGATGAACATTGTCTCCAAAGACCTCTATCCCGAACACGAGATCAAAAAGTTGCTTCCCTTCATCGATGAGTTTAAAAAGCTGTTGAAAAAACTCTCCAAAGGTGACATCTCTAAAGCGGCACTTCTCACCCCAGGCCCTCGCAATGAGACCTACTTCGAGCATGCCTATTTGAGCTCTTTTTTGGAGATCAACTTAGTTGAAGGCGATGATCTGCTCTCCAAAAACGGCGCTTTGTGGCTGAAGAGTTTGAGTGGACTTAAACCCATCAATACCCTTTTGAGGCGTTTGGATGACCGTTTCTGCGACCCGCTTGAGCTTCGCAGTGACTCAAAGCTAGGCGTTGCAGGCTTGGTCGATAGCCTAAGGCAAGGCAATCTTGCGATGATCAATCCCATCGGCAGTGCGATTGTGGAGAACATCGGGCTCAACCCTTTTATGGAGCGCATCTGCCATTACTTTCTCAATGAAGAGCTTTTACTCCCTCAAATTGCGACATGGTGGTGCGGACAAAGCCATGAGCTTGAGTATGTCTTAGAGCATTTTGAGAACCTTATTATCAAAAAAATTGATCGTACCGAAGCGATTCAGACGCATTTAGTCAAAAAACTCTCCAACGAGATGCGAACACAACTTAAAAATAGCATTATCAAAAATCCGCATCAGTACGTTGCGCAAGAAGAGATCAATTTTTCGACCACGCCCTTTTATGCCAATGGAAAAATCGAGCCGCGTAATGCTGTTGTGCGCGCCTATGCTTTGAAAAAAAGTGAAAACTATACGGTGATGAATGGAGGCTTGGTGCGGGTGTCTTCCTCCAAAGATGCCCTTTTAGTCTCCTCGCAAAAAGGTGGAACAAGTAAAGATTTGTGGATTTTAGGCGAAGATGAGACGATCGATATGAGCTCCATTTTTAATACATTGCCTTATGTCGATGTTTCGATTCACACGATGCCAACGCGCAAAGCCGAGAACCTTTTTTGGTTGGGGCGTTATTTGTGCCGCACCATCACGACCATTCGTCTCATTCGCTATGTGGTCAAAAAGATGACCAATTTTAGCCGCTATGAAGGGGCTTTGTCGTATGAGTCGCAACTGATTTTAGAAAAATCTTTGACGCACTTAACGATGACGTATCCAGGCTTTTTAGATGAAAAGATTGCGCAAAATCGCATGAGTGAAATCGAGTCGCTGATTAAAGACAAGAGTAAACAAGGCGGGCTTTCTTTTACGATGGAGATGCTCTTTAATGCCAATGTCTCGATCAAAAGTCTGCTTGCGATTGAGGCATGGAAACTCTTTGATAAGATGCAAAAAGAGTGGAGGGTCTTTATTCGTAAAATCAACTCTCCCACACAGACCATTTTAAGTGAACTCGATAAATTTTTACTCTACCTTGTCGCGTACAAAGAGTTGGTGGAAGAGAGTATGTACAAAGAGCAAGGCTTGATTTTGTATGACATCGGCTATAAGCTCGAATCGGCACTGCTAACGATCTCTAAAGCGCGCTCGATGCTCTGTGTCAAGCATGAAAAGTCAGCCAGTTATGACATCTTAGAGGGCATGCTCAACTCCTGTGAGAGTTTTAATGCGTACCGAACGCAGTATAAAAGCTCACTCCAGTTGGATAATGTGTTGGAGTTTTTGATTCTCAGCCCTCAGTTTCCAAAGTCGATTGCTTATTTGACAAATGAACTTTTGGAAGATTTAAAAGCACTTCCGAAGAGTAAAAAGTACCTCAGTAGCTACGAAGAGCCTATTTTTCAAGCGTTTTCATCGCTGAAACTCACCACCGTTGCAACCTTGATGCAGATCGAAGAGGGCGGAACTGTTTACACGGTGCTCGATGAATTCTTAGCCACGCTTACGACGCATTTTTCGCTCTGTTCGATGGAGCTTTCCAAAACCTATTTTTCACACTACGATGAGTAA
- a CDS encoding transglutaminase-like cysteine peptidase: MKTKVLALCFGVMVLTVTLFSTAEFILTGISLEKVEKEYGTFAKRRVLALVEMMNRAKDESDLEKLEKVNDFFNATPYHSDKEVWGVDDYWATRLEFIGKDKGDCEDYVIAKYFTLKELGVPPSKMYMTYAKSLKFNVAHMVLTYYATPKSIPLVLDNYNYKILPANERNDLVPIYSFSGDDLFNAKQVQLGKMLPAAAKQKRAWDELKIEKKEK; this comes from the coding sequence ATGAAAACAAAAGTCCTTGCATTATGTTTTGGGGTGATGGTTCTTACCGTCACCCTTTTTAGTACTGCTGAATTCATACTTACCGGCATCTCTTTGGAGAAAGTCGAGAAAGAGTATGGAACATTCGCCAAAAGGCGTGTCTTAGCGCTTGTGGAAATGATGAACCGTGCCAAAGATGAGAGCGATCTTGAAAAACTTGAAAAAGTGAATGATTTTTTTAATGCGACTCCCTATCATAGTGACAAAGAAGTTTGGGGTGTGGATGACTACTGGGCAACACGGTTGGAGTTTATTGGAAAAGATAAAGGTGACTGTGAAGATTATGTTATCGCGAAGTATTTTACACTCAAAGAACTCGGTGTTCCACCTTCTAAAATGTATATGACGTATGCAAAATCGCTCAAATTTAACGTAGCGCATATGGTGCTTACCTACTATGCAACTCCAAAATCCATACCATTGGTTCTTGATAATTACAATTACAAAATACTTCCTGCGAATGAACGCAATGATCTTGTTCCGATCTACAGCTTTAGCGGAGATGATCTGTTCAATGCTAAGCAAGTTCAATTGGGTAAAATGCTTCCAGCGGCGGCAAAGCAGAAGCGTGCATGGGATGAACTCAAAATAGAGAAAAAGGAAAAATGA
- a CDS encoding M14 family metallopeptidase, which produces MKEEVLFEISSLSRNPLKVKGFRFGREGTVPSCVIVGPMMGNAIDQLWVASQLVRFLRQQELANAAFVKGEILVVPTVNPYSFNMGKNFWPLDNTDIDVMFPGYEKGETTQRIAARLFEKTNNYDYAILLEARKDHSECIPYVKILQSSLNYVDDARAFGLDFIHVKEESPNDTVSLTYNWQVWNAKAFSLVSGKKGTLRKHEANKVFDAIVRFLVKKELIDFSTFEGSHGNIVMQNDIEAIKCTAAGLFDTLANIGDSVVHGQPLARIFNSLDGTLIQTIISPCDGIISCKYDYALIFQNAIAYRIVKVESAQNNL; this is translated from the coding sequence ATGAAAGAAGAAGTTTTATTTGAGATAAGTTCTTTAAGTCGCAATCCTCTCAAAGTCAAAGGCTTCCGTTTTGGAAGAGAGGGCACAGTACCCAGTTGCGTTATTGTAGGCCCTATGATGGGCAATGCCATTGATCAGCTTTGGGTTGCATCACAGTTGGTACGTTTTTTACGTCAACAAGAACTCGCCAATGCCGCTTTTGTTAAAGGTGAAATTCTTGTTGTGCCCACAGTCAACCCCTACTCCTTTAATATGGGGAAGAATTTTTGGCCACTGGATAACACCGATATTGATGTAATGTTTCCAGGTTACGAAAAAGGCGAAACCACCCAACGCATTGCTGCACGATTATTTGAAAAAACCAATAACTATGACTACGCGATTTTACTGGAAGCGAGGAAGGATCATTCCGAGTGTATTCCTTATGTCAAGATATTACAGTCAAGCTTGAACTATGTGGATGATGCACGAGCTTTTGGGCTTGATTTTATTCATGTCAAAGAAGAGAGCCCCAATGACACGGTCTCTTTAACTTACAACTGGCAAGTCTGGAATGCCAAAGCATTTTCGCTCGTTTCAGGGAAAAAAGGAACTTTGCGCAAGCATGAAGCCAACAAAGTCTTTGATGCGATTGTACGCTTTTTAGTGAAAAAAGAGCTGATTGACTTTTCAACCTTTGAAGGTTCACACGGCAATATTGTGATGCAAAATGATATTGAAGCAATTAAATGTACCGCTGCAGGACTCTTTGATACGCTTGCTAACATTGGTGACTCTGTCGTACATGGTCAACCCTTAGCACGCATTTTCAACTCACTGGATGGTACACTCATTCAAACGATCATCTCACCGTGTGATGGCATCATCTCCTGCAAATACGACTATGCACTCATTTTCCAAAACGCGATTGCCTATCGCATCGTCAAAGTCGAATCCGCACAAAATAATCTTTAA
- a CDS encoding transglutaminase family protein — translation MMYEIYHKTAFKYESLVTFSHNIARLKPKDTPFQRVVDFTMEITPKPYELSEFDDVFGNHTTHLLIREAHESLSVIGRSRVELDGDAMRLHVNTLRAQSTTYEASLGLLQAFDLFDLTAKPFMFDSELIPKASRGIVEYAKRSFLPQRNLVDAAQEFMNRIFQDFAFVAGFSDITTPIEEIFEAKKGVCQDFAQFAIAALRSIGLPAKYMSGYIETLPAPGKPKLFGADASHAWFALYIPRLGWMEFDPTNNIIPEDQHILLGSGRDYNDVAPLKGVVLSSGQSELSIEVNVQKVF, via the coding sequence ATGATGTACGAAATCTACCACAAAACCGCCTTCAAATACGAAAGTCTTGTCACTTTTAGCCATAACATTGCCCGTCTCAAACCTAAAGACACACCGTTTCAACGCGTGGTGGATTTTACGATGGAGATCACGCCCAAACCATATGAACTCAGCGAGTTCGATGATGTCTTTGGCAATCACACGACGCACCTTTTAATTCGTGAAGCGCATGAGTCGTTATCCGTCATTGGCAGGTCACGCGTTGAACTCGATGGCGATGCGATGCGTTTACATGTAAACACACTGCGTGCTCAAAGTACCACGTATGAGGCGTCGCTTGGCTTGTTGCAAGCGTTTGATCTTTTTGATCTGACGGCAAAGCCTTTTATGTTTGACTCAGAGCTGATTCCCAAAGCCTCACGTGGCATTGTTGAGTATGCGAAGCGTTCCTTTTTACCACAGCGCAATCTTGTGGATGCCGCACAAGAGTTTATGAACCGCATCTTTCAGGACTTTGCGTTTGTTGCAGGTTTTAGCGATATTACGACGCCGATTGAAGAGATTTTTGAGGCGAAAAAGGGTGTTTGTCAGGACTTTGCACAGTTTGCCATCGCCGCCCTTCGCTCCATTGGCCTGCCGGCTAAATACATGAGCGGCTACATCGAAACACTACCAGCCCCTGGCAAGCCCAAACTTTTTGGTGCCGATGCGTCGCACGCATGGTTTGCCTTGTACATCCCACGTCTTGGCTGGATGGAGTTTGACCCAACCAACAACATCATCCCCGAAGATCAGCACATACTCCTTGGAAGCGGCAGAGATTACAACGATGTCGCACCCCTTAAAGGCGTCGTTTTAAGCAGCGGACAGAGCGAACTTTCCATCGAAGTGAATGTGCAAAAAGTGTTTTAA
- a CDS encoding transglutaminase family protein, which translates to MSLKVVLSHKTEYHYDRYVALSPHIIRLRPAPHSRTPIEAYSLKIKPENHFINWQQDPFGNYLARIVFPEKTKELCIDVEIIADLITINPFDFFVDDYAKDFPFIYQKELQKELIPYLEESEDGALLRAFVRSLDCKKRPIIDFLVYLNSTINQHLNYTIRLEPGVQSCEVTLEKKLGSCRDFAWLFVQVLRHLGLAARFVSGYLVQLKADVASLDGPSGPEADFTDLHAWTEVYIPGAGWVGLDATSGLFAGEGHIPLACTPSFESAYAIEGLSDKCETEFVYDNTVTRIFESPRVTKPYRDDQWDAIYKLGFEVDKALEESDVRLSMGGEPTFVSIDDMEGDEWNTKADGAHKRTLADTLSRKLLSSFTQGGMLHYAQGKWYPGEPLPRWQTSIIWRKDGKPIWHNPDLLADMNAQYSYTNDDAKRFLAKLALTLGISDQNIVEAYEDPLYYIIKESELPIDIDPMKSDLSDSLERQTIAKVLSKGLNKPVGYVLPLNFGATQWMTSAWELRRGYLFLSAGNSPLGLRLPLSSLAEKPHAELALRFEPDLFASYPNLGEYAENAKKRCEKADATLSKNHTYNTFVRTALCTEVRDGKLYIFLPPLNHSEAFLDLIACIEAVAESLHVNVVLEGYEPAHDLRLDRIKVTPDPGVIEVNIQPATSWKMLSDNLFLLYNDARESRLGTEKFMLDGKHTGTGGGNHVTIGALRPEDSPLLRRPDLLRSLITFWQHHPGLSYLFSGAFIGSTSQAPRVDEGRVENLYELEIAFSQIPEGESVPFWLTDRLFRHMLTDITGNTHRSEFCIDKLYSPDSSSGRLGILELRAFDMPPHAQMALLQMLLVRTLVAVFWKKPYKHKLVRWGTQLHDKFLLEHYVKEDLRDIVEFLQAEGYAFELGWFDPFFEFRFPLYGMSTIENIHLELRAAIEPWNVLGEESSSQGTARYVDSSLERVQVKVQNFTPERYTLTCNAVAIPLAPTGREGEFVAGVKYKAWEPYSALHPTIGADTPLVFDVVDTWNKRSIGGMTYFVAHPGGRNYDTFPVNSYEAESRRINRFWDFNHTQGEAEYQSSAVIPHVIEGSERTVVVHKPTALKQFVFQELPLSSEFPHTLDLRRKWNTK; encoded by the coding sequence ATGTCACTTAAAGTTGTTCTCTCGCATAAAACAGAATACCACTACGACCGCTATGTAGCGCTCTCACCGCACATCATCCGTTTGCGTCCCGCCCCACACAGCAGGACACCCATCGAGGCGTACTCCCTTAAAATAAAACCAGAGAACCATTTTATCAACTGGCAACAAGACCCGTTTGGTAATTACCTTGCGCGCATTGTATTTCCAGAAAAAACGAAAGAGCTCTGCATTGATGTGGAGATTATTGCTGATCTTATTACGATCAATCCGTTTGATTTTTTTGTGGATGATTATGCGAAGGATTTCCCGTTTATCTATCAAAAAGAGCTTCAAAAAGAGTTGATCCCTTACCTTGAAGAGAGTGAAGATGGTGCGTTGTTGCGCGCTTTTGTGCGCTCATTGGACTGTAAAAAACGCCCGATTATTGACTTTTTAGTCTATCTTAATTCTACGATCAATCAGCATTTAAACTACACCATCAGGTTAGAGCCCGGTGTGCAAAGCTGCGAAGTGACGTTGGAGAAAAAACTGGGCAGTTGTCGTGATTTTGCGTGGCTGTTTGTGCAAGTGCTTCGTCATTTGGGGCTTGCGGCACGCTTTGTCTCTGGCTATCTCGTACAACTCAAAGCCGATGTGGCTTCCCTTGATGGTCCTAGTGGTCCTGAGGCAGACTTTACCGATCTTCACGCGTGGACAGAGGTGTATATTCCAGGCGCTGGCTGGGTTGGACTGGATGCCACGAGTGGACTTTTTGCAGGAGAGGGGCATATACCGCTTGCGTGTACCCCTTCCTTTGAGAGTGCCTACGCGATAGAAGGGCTGAGCGATAAATGTGAAACTGAATTTGTCTACGACAATACGGTCACGCGTATTTTTGAATCGCCACGTGTGACCAAACCGTACCGCGATGACCAATGGGATGCCATTTATAAACTGGGTTTTGAAGTCGATAAAGCCTTGGAAGAGAGCGATGTAAGGCTTTCTATGGGCGGCGAGCCGACGTTTGTTTCCATCGATGACATGGAAGGCGACGAATGGAACACCAAAGCCGATGGAGCGCACAAACGCACCCTTGCCGACACCCTTTCACGAAAACTCTTAAGCTCCTTTACCCAAGGTGGCATGCTTCATTACGCACAAGGCAAATGGTACCCAGGCGAGCCGCTTCCGAGGTGGCAAACCTCCATCATTTGGCGCAAAGATGGTAAGCCCATCTGGCACAATCCCGACCTACTTGCCGATATGAACGCTCAGTATAGCTACACCAACGACGATGCCAAACGCTTTTTAGCCAAACTGGCGCTCACGCTTGGTATCAGCGATCAAAACATCGTTGAAGCTTACGAAGACCCATTGTATTACATCATCAAAGAGTCTGAACTGCCCATCGACATTGACCCGATGAAGTCCGATTTGTCCGATTCGCTAGAGCGACAAACCATTGCCAAAGTGCTCTCAAAAGGGCTCAATAAGCCTGTGGGTTACGTGCTTCCACTCAATTTTGGAGCGACACAGTGGATGACTTCTGCGTGGGAGCTCAGACGAGGGTATTTGTTTCTCAGTGCGGGCAATTCTCCCCTTGGCTTGCGACTACCGTTGAGTTCTTTGGCTGAAAAACCGCACGCTGAGCTTGCACTTCGTTTTGAGCCAGACCTGTTTGCGAGCTATCCAAACCTTGGAGAGTATGCAGAAAATGCTAAAAAACGGTGTGAAAAAGCGGATGCAACCCTCTCAAAAAATCACACCTATAACACCTTTGTACGCACCGCCCTTTGCACGGAAGTACGAGACGGCAAGCTCTATATTTTCCTTCCACCGCTCAATCATTCGGAGGCTTTTTTAGACCTTATTGCGTGCATTGAAGCGGTAGCGGAATCGTTACATGTAAACGTTGTTTTGGAAGGTTACGAGCCTGCTCATGACCTTAGACTCGATCGCATCAAAGTCACGCCAGACCCGGGTGTCATCGAGGTGAACATCCAACCTGCCACCTCATGGAAGATGCTAAGCGATAACCTTTTCTTGCTCTACAACGATGCGCGTGAATCACGCCTTGGGACAGAAAAATTTATGCTAGATGGCAAACATACGGGCACAGGCGGGGGCAATCACGTCACCATTGGAGCACTTCGTCCCGAAGACAGTCCACTGCTTCGCAGGCCTGATCTGCTTCGCAGTCTTATCACCTTTTGGCAACACCATCCGGGGCTTTCGTACCTTTTCTCAGGCGCATTTATCGGCTCAACCTCGCAAGCTCCTCGTGTGGATGAGGGCAGGGTGGAAAATCTGTATGAGCTTGAGATCGCTTTTTCGCAGATTCCTGAGGGTGAAAGTGTTCCTTTTTGGCTGACCGATCGCCTTTTTCGACATATGCTGACCGACATTACGGGCAACACACACCGAAGCGAATTTTGCATCGACAAGCTTTACTCTCCCGATTCGTCTAGCGGACGACTGGGCATTTTGGAGCTAAGAGCGTTTGATATGCCACCGCACGCGCAAATGGCGTTGTTGCAGATGCTTTTGGTGCGCACACTGGTTGCTGTGTTTTGGAAAAAACCGTACAAACATAAACTTGTTCGTTGGGGTACACAGCTTCACGACAAGTTTTTACTGGAACATTACGTCAAAGAGGATTTACGTGATATTGTCGAATTTTTACAAGCAGAAGGTTATGCGTTTGAGCTTGGTTGGTTCGATCCTTTCTTTGAGTTTCGTTTTCCGCTTTACGGTATGAGTACGATTGAAAATATACATTTAGAACTTCGCGCCGCTATCGAGCCGTGGAATGTGTTGGGCGAAGAGAGCAGTTCGCAAGGAACAGCGCGTTATGTCGACTCTTCGCTAGAGCGCGTACAGGTCAAAGTGCAAAACTTTACACCAGAGCGCTACACGCTTACATGTAACGCCGTGGCGATTCCGCTTGCGCCTACAGGAAGGGAAGGGGAGTTTGTGGCAGGCGTGAAGTACAAAGCGTGGGAGCCGTACTCTGCGCTTCATCCAACCATTGGCGCCGACACCCCTTTGGTCTTTGATGTGGTCGATACATGGAACAAACGCTCGATTGGGGGTATGACCTATTTTGTCGCACATCCGGGCGGTCGCAATTACGATACGTTCCCTGTAAACAGCTATGAAGCGGAGTCTCGTCGCATCAACCGTTTTTGGGACTTTAACCATACCCAAGGCGAGGCGGAGTACCAAAGTAGTGCTGTGATACCCCATGTTATTGAGGGCAGTGAGCGAACCGTTGTGGTGCATAAACCAACAGCACTGAAACAGTTTGTGTTTCAAGAATTGCCGCTTAGCAGTGAGTTCCCTCACACGCTTGATCTTAGACGTAAATGGAATACCAAATAG
- a CDS encoding bifunctional diguanylate cyclase/phosphodiesterase, protein MTLFKQMAVMLSLFLSIILACVMVLNFKTATAFVQDQLYTNAQNTAHSLGLSLSKIADPKDTATMETMINAIFDSGYYERIALIGVEGNPIYVKETDVLLSDVPQWFIHAVTIKNAYATSDIMIGWNRLGTLEVSGHMGNAYRQLYKTLIDLIETFVGIGLVVLGVLYLLLTLSLQSIKQIRDQARGIIENRFIIEPKMPFTTEFRSATVAMNAMVSKVKDIFERENETLIQYQELLYKDTETKLYNRHYLVTKLPEYLQGDTKLSQGLHVMLSIDELDRFKKEYGYENYIKLIKNVAEALTNCARLSEHTLFVRLNESDFSLLMPFRDEILLKKHLDEMLLELQRTISTQALDYLVIGIGIGSYNEHDTLKSLLSKADLTVSQAKQNGNFTCKMALQQQHSLILSREEWRQELVNGLNESRFVFATQNVIHYESTTSSIVHEEVFIRLKGSDGSIYSAGYFLPMATILGLADEIDRYMIQKMLQRFTSQELHTPLALNLSAEFVGHYANIQWLKEQLEKLSPTERSMVWFETSNAVALHNLEAIVSISSQLKMLGCRFGIDNFTIPSEGAYYLQAIRPDYIKCTVVYLKDIMLDATTGKNQESLNNIARSLGISIIATNIEEEQDLSTLKYLGIAYMQGRFIAPIALLEE, encoded by the coding sequence ATGACTCTTTTTAAACAGATGGCGGTAATGCTCAGTCTTTTTTTAAGCATAATCTTAGCCTGTGTCATGGTACTGAACTTCAAAACAGCTACAGCGTTTGTACAAGATCAACTCTATACCAATGCCCAAAATACGGCGCATTCTCTAGGGCTTTCTCTCTCCAAAATTGCAGATCCAAAAGATACTGCTACCATGGAGACGATGATCAATGCGATCTTTGATAGTGGCTACTATGAAAGAATTGCTTTGATAGGTGTAGAGGGGAACCCCATTTATGTGAAAGAAACCGATGTTTTACTAAGTGATGTGCCACAGTGGTTTATTCATGCCGTCACCATTAAAAACGCTTATGCAACGAGCGATATTATGATAGGGTGGAACAGGCTTGGTACGCTTGAAGTGAGTGGTCATATGGGTAATGCTTACAGACAACTGTATAAAACATTGATTGACCTCATTGAGACATTTGTGGGGATTGGTTTGGTCGTTTTAGGGGTACTGTATCTTTTGCTTACACTGAGCCTTCAATCTATTAAACAAATTCGAGACCAAGCGCGAGGCATCATTGAAAATCGTTTTATTATTGAACCAAAAATGCCTTTTACAACGGAGTTTCGCTCTGCTACCGTTGCTATGAATGCCATGGTTTCAAAAGTAAAAGATATTTTTGAGAGAGAAAATGAGACACTCATTCAATACCAAGAGCTACTTTACAAAGACACAGAGACAAAACTTTACAACCGTCATTATTTAGTCACCAAACTTCCTGAATACCTCCAAGGCGATACAAAGTTATCCCAAGGTTTACATGTAATGCTAAGCATTGATGAATTGGATCGCTTTAAAAAAGAGTATGGTTATGAAAATTATATAAAATTGATCAAGAATGTTGCAGAAGCATTAACAAATTGTGCGCGTTTGAGTGAACATACGTTATTTGTAAGACTCAATGAGAGTGATTTTTCCCTTTTGATGCCTTTTCGAGATGAAATTTTACTCAAAAAACATCTTGATGAGATGCTGTTAGAACTTCAACGCACGATTAGCACACAGGCATTAGACTACTTAGTGATAGGTATTGGTATTGGTTCATACAATGAACACGATACACTCAAATCACTGCTTTCAAAAGCCGATTTAACCGTCTCCCAAGCCAAACAAAATGGTAATTTTACATGTAAAATGGCATTACAACAGCAACACTCCTTAATCTTAAGTCGTGAGGAGTGGCGTCAAGAATTGGTCAATGGTCTAAACGAATCTCGTTTTGTTTTTGCGACACAAAATGTCATCCACTATGAAAGTACCACTTCGAGCATTGTTCATGAAGAAGTTTTCATCCGACTCAAAGGCAGTGATGGTTCTATATACTCTGCAGGCTATTTTTTACCGATGGCAACTATTTTAGGATTGGCAGATGAAATTGATCGTTATATGATTCAAAAAATGCTTCAGCGTTTTACATCACAAGAACTTCATACACCATTAGCACTCAACTTAAGCGCTGAATTTGTAGGGCATTATGCCAATATTCAATGGCTGAAAGAGCAGTTGGAAAAACTCTCTCCGACTGAACGTTCCATGGTGTGGTTTGAAACGAGTAATGCTGTTGCCCTTCATAATCTAGAGGCAATCGTTTCGATTAGCAGTCAACTCAAGATGTTAGGTTGCCGTTTTGGTATTGATAACTTTACCATTCCATCCGAAGGGGCGTATTATCTGCAAGCGATACGACCTGATTATATCAAGTGTACGGTTGTCTATCTCAAAGATATTATGCTAGATGCAACAACAGGAAAAAATCAAGAAAGTCTCAATAACATTGCACGAAGTCTTGGAATTTCGATTATTGCGACCAATATTGAAGAAGAACAAGACCTCTCTACCCTCAAATATTTAGGAATTGCTTATATGCAAGGAAGATTTATTGCACCGATTGCATTACTCGAAGAATAA